A stretch of Streptococcus chenjunshii DNA encodes these proteins:
- the hflX gene encoding GTPase HflX, which translates to MLATAPKQERVLLFGVELPQAVHFSLSMEELAKLAQTAGAYVVASGSQKRTKYDSRFLLGSGKLADLKSLIKEKQIDTLIMNNRLSPRQHNNLEAALNLKVLDRMQLILDIFALHARSHEGKLQVQLAQLNYLLPRLTGNGLFLSRQAGGIGSRGPGESQLERSRRSIRSQIVSIEQELRQISQKRQLLREQRSGTEIFKVGLVGYTNAGKSTIMNLLTKGDEYAADSLFATLDSSTKQLYLQGRFQAAITDTVGFIQDLPTELIAAFKSTLEESRQADLLLHVIDASNPDHVAQEEAVLNILKDLDMLSIPRLTVYNKQDLAEDFRATIFPHISISARQKRSKQLLRQSLIAEIKKHFTAFSLQLPADQRYRLYELEKYAFLDASADLQTVTGHIAAENKWRLEEFYD; encoded by the coding sequence ATGCTTGCAACAGCACCAAAACAGGAACGTGTGCTGCTCTTTGGTGTTGAGCTGCCGCAGGCTGTTCATTTTTCGCTTTCCATGGAGGAATTAGCTAAACTTGCACAGACAGCCGGCGCTTATGTGGTGGCAAGCGGCAGTCAGAAGCGCACCAAGTATGACAGCAGATTTTTGCTTGGTTCTGGGAAATTGGCAGATTTGAAGTCTCTTATCAAAGAAAAGCAGATTGACACCTTGATTATGAATAACCGGCTTAGTCCCAGACAGCACAATAATTTGGAGGCTGCTCTCAATCTGAAAGTACTTGATCGGATGCAGCTGATTTTAGATATTTTTGCTCTGCACGCCCGCAGTCATGAGGGGAAGCTTCAGGTTCAGCTGGCTCAGCTGAACTATCTGCTGCCCAGACTTACCGGGAACGGTCTCTTTCTAAGCCGGCAGGCTGGCGGAATTGGCAGCAGAGGTCCGGGAGAAAGCCAATTGGAACGCAGCCGCCGTTCGATTCGCAGTCAGATTGTATCTATTGAACAAGAACTCAGGCAAATCAGCCAAAAACGTCAGCTCCTTCGCGAGCAGCGTTCAGGAACTGAAATCTTTAAAGTCGGATTAGTCGGCTATACCAATGCCGGAAAGTCAACCATAATGAACCTTTTAACCAAAGGGGACGAATATGCTGCAGACAGTTTATTTGCGACCCTCGATTCATCTACTAAGCAGCTTTACCTGCAGGGGCGGTTTCAGGCTGCTATAACAGATACGGTCGGCTTTATTCAGGATTTGCCAACCGAACTGATTGCTGCTTTTAAGTCAACGCTGGAAGAAAGCCGGCAGGCTGACTTGCTGCTGCATGTCATTGATGCCAGCAATCCTGATCATGTAGCGCAGGAAGAAGCTGTCTTAAACATTTTAAAGGACTTGGATATGCTTTCGATTCCGCGTTTAACCGTTTATAATAAGCAGGACCTGGCGGAGGATTTTAGGGCAACCATTTTTCCGCATATCTCTATTTCAGCACGGCAAAAAAGGAGCAAACAGCTCCTGCGTCAGTCTCTTATTGCTGAAATTAAGAAACATTTCACCGCTTTCTCACTGCAGCTTCCTGCTGACCAACGGTACAGACTTTATGAACTGGAAAAATATGCTTTTTTAGATGCCTCTGCTGACTTGCAAACAGTGACAGGCCATATTGCGGCAGAAAACAAATGGAGACTAGAAGAATTTTATGACTGA
- a CDS encoding cystathionine beta-lyase — translation MTDYIALGLKYGGFTQLDRAYLQHVLSHLSSEEDKLTFITPPPSVINAYFAEIYQKQSPKAATDYYFDLSKELHLMTAAPSFKEEKPFVRLNLSGKAYGFVYENQKEEAHVFAEKAEEITDSLLFDLARIFPQYKIYLDKNRIKMAPLVFSETVRKDLTPQSSQLSQAAEMADKTVRVSGFNQEEVLELAAPFSGQKYYSFVQRQAIIYIKK, via the coding sequence ATGACTGATTATATTGCCTTAGGACTGAAATACGGCGGTTTTACACAGCTGGACCGAGCTTATCTGCAGCATGTGCTGTCGCATCTTTCTTCTGAAGAGGATAAGCTGACCTTTATTACACCGCCTCCCAGTGTCATTAATGCTTATTTTGCGGAAATATACCAAAAACAGTCGCCTAAAGCGGCTACTGACTATTATTTTGATTTATCAAAAGAACTGCATTTGATGACAGCAGCCCCTTCTTTTAAAGAAGAAAAACCATTTGTCCGCCTAAATTTATCGGGAAAAGCTTACGGTTTTGTCTACGAAAATCAAAAGGAAGAAGCGCATGTTTTTGCAGAAAAGGCAGAAGAAATAACAGACTCCCTTCTTTTTGATTTAGCGAGGATTTTCCCGCAGTATAAAATTTATCTTGATAAGAATAGGATCAAAATGGCTCCGCTTGTCTTTTCAGAGACTGTCCGCAAAGATTTGACTCCTCAATCCAGTCAGCTCAGTCAGGCGGCAGAAATGGCGGATAAGACGGTTAGGGTTAGCGGCTTTAACCAAGAAGAGGTTTTGGAACTGGCGGCTCCTTTTTCAGGGCAGAAATACTATAGTTTTGTTCAGCGTCAGGCCATTATTTACATAAAAAAATAG
- the rnz gene encoding ribonuclease Z → MELQFLGTGAGQPAKMRNVSSLVLKLLDEINEIWMFDCGEGTQRQILATAIKPRKIKKIFITHLHGDHIFGLPGFLSSRAFQANEEQTAIDIYGPAGIKNYVTASLRTAKTRLPYPLRFHELNEKSLGKIMETEKFTVYAEKLDHSIFCVGYRVMQKDLEGTLDAEALKAAGVPFGPLFGKIKQSQDIVLEDGRHIAAQDYISAPKKGKVITILGDTRRTDASIRLGLGADVLVHESTYGKGDEKIAKAHGHSTNMQAAAVAKEAFAKRLLLNHISARFLARDCRKLEADAKTVFEQTHLVKDFEEVTV, encoded by the coding sequence ATGGAATTACAATTTTTAGGAACAGGAGCAGGGCAGCCGGCTAAGATGCGCAATGTGTCCAGTCTGGTGCTTAAATTGTTGGATGAAATTAATGAAATTTGGATGTTTGACTGCGGCGAAGGGACTCAGCGGCAAATTTTGGCAACAGCCATTAAACCGCGTAAAATAAAAAAGATTTTTATTACCCACCTGCACGGCGATCATATTTTTGGCTTGCCGGGTTTTTTGTCGAGCAGGGCTTTTCAAGCCAATGAAGAGCAAACGGCTATTGACATTTACGGGCCTGCCGGCATTAAAAATTATGTAACAGCCAGTCTGAGAACGGCAAAGACCCGTCTTCCTTATCCTCTCCGCTTTCATGAACTGAATGAAAAATCGTTGGGCAAAATCATGGAAACGGAAAAATTTACAGTTTACGCTGAAAAACTGGATCACAGTATTTTTTGTGTCGGTTACCGTGTCATGCAAAAAGATTTAGAAGGAACTTTGGACGCAGAAGCATTAAAAGCAGCCGGAGTGCCCTTTGGACCGCTTTTTGGCAAGATTAAGCAGAGTCAGGACATTGTTCTTGAAGATGGGCGCCATATTGCAGCTCAAGACTATATCTCTGCTCCTAAAAAAGGTAAGGTCATTACAATCTTGGGAGATACACGCAGAACGGATGCCAGTATTCGTCTGGGTCTGGGTGCCGATGTTCTTGTCCACGAATCAACCTATGGGAAAGGCGATGAAAAAATTGCCAAGGCGCATGGGCATTCCACGAATATGCAGGCAGCAGCAGTTGCTAAAGAAGCTTTTGCTAAACGTTTGCTTCTGAATCATATCAGTGCGCGCTTTCTTGCTCGCGATTGCCGCAAGTTAGAAGCTGATGCGAAGACCGTTTTTGAGCAGACGCATTTAGTCAAAGATTTTGAAGAGGTGACGGTATGA
- a CDS encoding SDR family NAD(P)-dependent oxidoreductase, which yields MRTIVITGASGGLAQEIVRQLPDADRLILLGRNKKRLETLYKERTNTACLELDISDDMAVEQMVASIYQQFGPIDVFINNAGFGDFRAFKAYKSEDVRDMFAVNTFATITFSRLVGARMSERGQGHLINIASMAGLIATSKATVYSATKFAVIGFSNALRLELADKNVYVTTVNPGPVATKFFDQADPSGAYLKSVERYTLPAASVAKKIVKILGKNKRELNLPWFLALTYKVYVLFPRLSDFLARKVFNYK from the coding sequence ATGAGAACCATCGTTATTACAGGGGCTAGCGGCGGTCTTGCTCAGGAAATTGTTCGGCAGCTTCCCGACGCAGACCGCTTGATTCTTTTGGGGCGCAACAAAAAACGGTTAGAAACACTTTATAAGGAACGGACAAACACGGCGTGTCTGGAACTGGATATTAGCGATGATATGGCCGTAGAACAGATGGTTGCTTCTATTTACCAGCAGTTTGGGCCGATTGATGTTTTTATCAATAATGCTGGTTTTGGCGATTTTAGAGCATTTAAGGCTTATAAAAGCGAAGATGTTCGGGACATGTTTGCCGTAAATACCTTTGCGACTATAACATTTTCGCGCCTAGTCGGTGCGAGAATGTCAGAGAGGGGCCAGGGACATCTGATTAATATTGCCAGCATGGCCGGACTCATTGCGACCAGCAAAGCCACTGTCTATTCCGCAACCAAGTTTGCTGTAATTGGTTTTTCCAATGCCCTGCGTTTGGAATTGGCTGATAAAAATGTTTATGTGACAACGGTCAATCCGGGTCCTGTTGCAACTAAATTTTTTGATCAGGCAGATCCATCAGGTGCTTATTTAAAAAGTGTAGAAAGGTATACACTGCCGGCTGCGTCTGTAGCCAAAAAAATTGTTAAGATTCTCGGGAAAAACAAACGGGAGCTCAATTTACCCTGGTTTTTAGCCCTCACCTATAAAGTTTATGTTCTTTTTCCCAGGCTGTCAGATTTTTTAGCCAGAAAGGTGTTCAATTATAAATGA
- the recJ gene encoding single-stranded-DNA-specific exonuclease RecJ, protein MISAKYNWKIADQKPESDFLKLLQKEKLTEEAGTILYRRGIDTAEKLHAFLQADLSDLHDPYLLYDMEKSVSRIRQAIENGERILIYGDYDADGMTAASVMKEALEMLGAEARVYLPNRFTDGYGPNKSVYKYFAEQEDISLIITVDNGVAGHEALAYAHKQGLDVIVTDHHSIPDELPEAYAIVHPQHPESTYPFKDLAGCGVAFKLACALLESVPAELLDLVAIGTIADMVSLTDENRIMVKLGLQVLKTGERFGLQELLRLSQADADQLNEETVAFKLAPQLNALGRLADPNPAVDLLTGFDEEEAQELALMIYDKNEERKQIVETIFQEAMTLVDTSQPVQILAKSGWHPGVLGIVAGRILEELNQPVIVLNIEDGIAKGSARSVAALDIFQALTNRRDLFIAFGGHSGAAGMTLAAEKLPDLSQALSDYIAAEAINLSQKRVLQMDANLDLSSLSLDTVASLTRLAPFGMDNKKPVFHLTDFIVKQARTMGQQGKHLKLKIAQGEAVFDLVAFNRGSQLQEFQQAQNLELAVTLSVNRWNGQTALQLMLEDARVEGVQLLDIRSNKSSLPADVPVLTADSQSKEVVLLNVPENPEDLKALFAGKVFDVIYFKNRIEHQYYLTGYGTREQFAKLYRTIYQFPEFDVRYKLKELASYLKIPDILLVKMIQIFDELDFVRIADGVMTVNKKAEKREIADSRIYQDLKQLVKFQELMALGTPQEIYDFLKGNE, encoded by the coding sequence ATGATTTCAGCAAAATATAACTGGAAGATAGCTGATCAAAAGCCTGAGTCGGATTTTTTAAAACTGCTTCAAAAAGAAAAGCTCACTGAAGAGGCAGGGACTATTCTTTATCGGCGCGGTATCGACACTGCTGAGAAATTACACGCTTTTCTGCAGGCCGATCTGTCGGATCTGCATGATCCTTATTTGCTTTATGATATGGAAAAGAGCGTCAGCCGTATCCGACAGGCTATTGAAAATGGGGAGCGTATTCTGATTTACGGCGATTATGATGCTGACGGTATGACAGCAGCCTCTGTGATGAAAGAAGCTTTGGAAATGCTTGGAGCTGAGGCCCGCGTTTATCTGCCTAACCGATTTACAGACGGATACGGTCCCAATAAATCGGTTTACAAATATTTTGCGGAACAGGAAGACATTTCGCTCATTATTACCGTAGATAATGGTGTGGCTGGCCATGAAGCTCTCGCTTATGCGCATAAGCAGGGGCTGGATGTTATTGTGACAGATCATCACAGTATTCCTGATGAACTGCCTGAAGCCTATGCTATTGTTCATCCCCAGCATCCTGAAAGCACCTATCCTTTCAAGGATTTGGCGGGCTGCGGTGTCGCTTTTAAATTGGCTTGTGCCCTGCTGGAGTCTGTTCCAGCAGAATTGCTTGATTTAGTTGCTATAGGAACTATTGCCGACATGGTCAGTCTGACCGATGAAAACCGTATTATGGTCAAGTTAGGTCTGCAGGTTTTAAAGACAGGCGAACGTTTTGGTCTGCAGGAATTGCTGCGTCTGTCTCAGGCTGATGCTGATCAGCTTAACGAAGAAACGGTGGCTTTTAAACTGGCTCCTCAGCTCAATGCCCTCGGGCGTTTGGCTGATCCTAACCCTGCAGTTGATCTTTTAACGGGTTTTGATGAAGAGGAAGCGCAGGAGCTGGCTCTTATGATTTATGATAAAAATGAAGAGCGCAAACAGATCGTTGAGACAATTTTTCAGGAAGCAATGACCTTGGTTGACACAAGCCAGCCTGTCCAGATTTTAGCCAAGTCCGGATGGCATCCCGGGGTTTTGGGGATTGTTGCCGGCCGGATATTAGAAGAGCTGAATCAGCCCGTTATTGTTCTTAATATTGAAGACGGGATAGCCAAAGGCAGTGCCAGAAGTGTGGCAGCGCTTGATATTTTTCAGGCTTTAACCAACCGCAGGGACCTTTTTATAGCTTTCGGCGGTCACAGCGGTGCTGCTGGGATGACCCTGGCAGCAGAGAAACTTCCTGATCTGTCGCAGGCCTTATCCGATTATATCGCTGCTGAGGCCATCAATCTTAGCCAAAAAAGAGTTTTGCAGATGGACGCGAATCTTGATCTATCATCTCTGAGCCTCGACACGGTGGCGAGTCTTACTAGGCTAGCTCCTTTTGGCATGGATAATAAGAAACCTGTTTTTCATTTAACAGATTTTATAGTGAAACAGGCAAGAACTATGGGACAGCAGGGAAAGCATCTCAAACTAAAAATTGCTCAGGGCGAGGCTGTATTTGACCTTGTGGCTTTTAATCGGGGCAGTCAGCTGCAGGAATTTCAGCAGGCGCAAAATCTGGAATTGGCGGTAACCCTGTCGGTCAACCGTTGGAATGGCCAGACTGCACTGCAGCTCATGCTGGAAGATGCTCGAGTCGAAGGTGTTCAGCTGTTGGATATCCGTTCAAATAAGAGTTCTCTTCCTGCTGATGTCCCTGTCTTGACAGCAGACAGTCAGAGCAAAGAAGTTGTGCTGCTGAATGTTCCTGAAAATCCGGAAGATTTAAAAGCCCTTTTTGCCGGCAAGGTCTTTGATGTCATTTATTTTAAAAACCGGATAGAACATCAATATTATCTGACTGGCTATGGGACGCGTGAGCAATTTGCCAAACTCTACAGGACGATTTATCAGTTTCCGGAATTTGATGTCCGCTATAAACTGAAAGAACTGGCTTCCTACCTCAAAATCCCTGATATTCTCTTGGTTAAAATGATTCAAATTTTTGATGAACTGGATTTTGTAAGGATTGCAGACGGGGTGATGACTGTTAATAAAAAGGCGGAAAAACGTGAGATTGCTGACAGCCGGATTTACCAAGATTTAAAGCAGCTTGTTAAGTTTCAGGAACTTATGGCCTTAGGGACGCCGCAGGAAATATATGATTTTTTAAAGGGGAATGAGTGA
- a CDS encoding adenine phosphoribosyltransferase has product MDLENYIATIKDYPQEGVLFRDISPLMADGNAYSYAVREIVQYATDKKIDMVVGPEARGFIVGCPVAFELGIGFAPVRKPGKLPREVVSADYQKEYGLDTLTMHADAIKPGQRVLIVDDLLATGGTVKATIEMIEKLGGIVAGCAFLIELDGLNGRDAIAGYDTKVLMKFPS; this is encoded by the coding sequence ATGGATTTAGAAAATTATATTGCAACAATTAAGGATTATCCGCAGGAAGGCGTGCTTTTCCGCGATATCAGCCCTCTGATGGCTGATGGCAATGCCTACAGCTATGCTGTCCGTGAGATTGTCCAGTATGCTACAGATAAGAAAATCGACATGGTGGTCGGCCCTGAAGCGCGTGGTTTTATTGTCGGCTGTCCTGTTGCTTTTGAATTAGGTATTGGTTTTGCCCCTGTCCGTAAACCAGGCAAACTGCCGCGTGAGGTTGTCTCTGCGGATTATCAAAAAGAGTATGGTCTCGATACCTTAACGATGCATGCTGATGCGATTAAACCGGGTCAGCGGGTTCTGATTGTTGATGATTTGCTGGCTACCGGCGGCACCGTAAAGGCGACAATTGAAATGATTGAGAAGCTTGGCGGCATTGTAGCAGGCTGTGCTTTTCTGATCGAACTGGATGGTCTGAACGGGCGCGATGCTATCGCTGGGTACGATACCAAGGTTCTGATGAAATTCCCTAGTTGA
- the metA gene encoding homoserine O-acetyltransferase MetA, with product MPIKLDRELPALAILRSENVFIMDNKRARQQDIRPIEVVIVNLMPTKEATETQLLRLLANTPLQINVDFLHMASHKSKNTRAEYLTDFYKTFADIEHNYYDGLIITGAPVETLPFEEVDYWQELCQVFAWSKTHVYSTLHLCWGAQAGLYYKYGLNKVLLKKKLSGIYQQQVKEKRSPLMRGFDDRFAAPHSRYTEVPAEEIAAKTELDVLASGSEVGLSILASKDLREVYSFGHLEYDRETLLKEYQRDRKAGKTVSVPEHYFPADNPQRTPMMTWNLAATTFFSNWINYAVYQETPYRLEELKK from the coding sequence ATGCCGATTAAACTTGACAGAGAACTGCCGGCGCTTGCTATTTTACGTTCTGAAAATGTCTTTATCATGGATAATAAGAGGGCCCGCCAGCAGGATATCCGGCCGATAGAAGTCGTTATCGTTAACCTGATGCCCACCAAAGAAGCGACCGAAACACAGCTTCTGCGTTTGCTGGCCAATACCCCTTTACAGATTAATGTCGATTTTCTGCACATGGCCAGCCATAAGTCCAAAAACACAAGAGCAGAGTATCTGACGGACTTTTATAAAACGTTTGCTGATATTGAGCATAACTATTATGACGGTCTCATCATTACCGGTGCACCTGTAGAAACACTGCCTTTTGAAGAGGTAGACTACTGGCAGGAACTGTGTCAGGTTTTTGCCTGGTCAAAAACGCATGTTTACTCTACTTTGCACCTATGCTGGGGAGCACAGGCCGGTCTTTACTATAAATACGGTCTTAATAAAGTTCTGCTGAAAAAGAAGCTGTCCGGAATTTATCAGCAGCAGGTGAAAGAAAAACGGAGTCCTCTTATGCGGGGATTTGATGACCGATTTGCTGCACCGCATTCGCGCTATACAGAAGTGCCGGCGGAAGAAATTGCGGCCAAGACTGAACTGGACGTTCTGGCTTCAGGCAGTGAAGTTGGTTTATCGATTTTAGCCAGCAAAGACTTACGTGAAGTGTACAGTTTCGGCCATTTGGAATATGACAGAGAAACATTGCTGAAAGAGTACCAGCGCGACAGGAAAGCCGGTAAAACGGTTTCTGTTCCGGAACATTATTTTCCAGCTGACAACCCTCAGAGAACTCCGATGATGACGTGGAATCTGGCTGCAACGACTTTCTTCAGCAACTGGATTAATTATGCAGTTTATCAGGAAACACCTTATCGTTTGGAAGAACTAAAAAAATGA
- a CDS encoding DnaD domain-containing protein: MGFSEYYQSGNLVLPGALLFHFKDIFPKADDFLVWQFFYLQNTSKLDDLAPSQIASALGKTVAEINRSISDLTAQELLDMKTIELDGEIEVIFDASPAFAKLDALLQEASMPETNAKPDNALKALVQDFERELGRLLSPFELEDLQKTIEEDRTDPDLVRAALREAVFNGKTNWNYINAILRNWRREGLTTLRQVEEHRRQREESQAADVTVSDDFLQAMDLWGEQ, translated from the coding sequence ATGGGCTTTTCAGAATATTATCAATCAGGAAATTTAGTCTTACCGGGCGCCTTACTGTTTCATTTTAAAGATATTTTTCCTAAAGCAGATGATTTTTTAGTATGGCAGTTTTTTTATTTGCAAAATACCAGTAAGCTGGATGATTTAGCACCGAGTCAAATTGCTTCGGCTTTAGGAAAAACGGTTGCTGAAATCAATCGTTCCATTTCTGATTTAACTGCCCAGGAGCTGCTGGATATGAAGACCATAGAGCTTGATGGAGAGATTGAGGTTATTTTTGATGCCAGCCCCGCCTTCGCTAAATTAGATGCTCTGCTGCAGGAAGCCTCTATGCCAGAAACCAATGCTAAGCCGGACAATGCCCTTAAAGCTTTGGTTCAAGACTTTGAACGTGAGTTGGGCCGGCTCCTCAGTCCTTTTGAATTAGAAGATTTGCAAAAGACCATTGAAGAGGACAGGACCGATCCGGATTTGGTACGGGCGGCTTTGCGTGAAGCTGTCTTTAACGGAAAAACCAACTGGAATTACATTAATGCTATTTTGCGCAACTGGCGCCGTGAAGGACTGACAACTCTTCGTCAGGTTGAAGAGCACCGCAGACAGCGTGAAGAAAGCCAGGCAGCAGATGTGACGGTTTCTGATGATTTTCTGCAGGCTATGGATCTTTGGGGTGAGCAGTAA
- a CDS encoding tRNA (adenine(22)-N(1))-methyltransferase, which produces MKGVRMELVLSQRLKAVSEFVPQGSRLLDIGSDHAYLPLFLLQKGRIDFAAAGEAAHGPYQSALKNAADYGFTGKLTVRLADGLAALDPSDRISVLTICGMGGRLIAAILEAGKQKLDSISRLILQPNNCEDTVRSWLTENGFALKAEKLVRENKKFYEILVAEPGHMVLSSKDLRFGPFLSQEQSAVFKSKWQAELGKLEVISSQLPDYHTDRPVLNQKIEAIKEVIDESK; this is translated from the coding sequence ATAAAAGGAGTAAGGATGGAGTTAGTGTTATCGCAGCGTTTAAAAGCTGTTTCTGAATTTGTTCCTCAAGGGAGCCGGCTTTTGGATATCGGGAGCGATCATGCCTATTTGCCGCTCTTTCTGCTGCAAAAAGGCCGGATTGATTTTGCGGCAGCCGGAGAGGCTGCACACGGCCCTTATCAGTCTGCGCTGAAAAATGCTGCGGACTACGGCTTCACAGGTAAACTAACTGTCCGTCTGGCAGACGGCTTAGCTGCTTTGGACCCATCTGACCGGATCTCTGTTCTTACTATTTGCGGTATGGGCGGCCGGCTTATTGCTGCTATTTTGGAAGCAGGCAAGCAGAAATTAGATTCTATTTCCCGTCTCATTTTACAGCCTAATAATTGTGAAGATACTGTGCGCAGCTGGCTGACTGAGAATGGTTTTGCCCTTAAGGCTGAGAAGCTTGTCAGAGAGAATAAGAAATTCTATGAGATTTTGGTTGCTGAACCGGGTCACATGGTTCTGTCATCAAAGGATTTACGTTTCGGCCCTTTTCTTAGCCAGGAGCAGTCAGCTGTTTTTAAAAGCAAGTGGCAGGCTGAACTCGGTAAATTAGAAGTCATTTCTTCTCAGCTTCCGGATTATCATACTGACCGCCCGGTATTGAATCAAAAGATTGAAGCTATCAAGGAGGTTATTGATGAAAGCAAGTGA
- a CDS encoding Nif3-like dinuclear metal center hexameric protein: MKASDIIAFYEAYCPRELSLEGDISGWQIGRPDKDVETLMLALDIREATVAEAIAKKVDLIIVKHAPIFKPLTDLTASPQNHIYLDLIKHDIAVYVSHTNIDVVPDGLNDWFCDKLDISSTEILSPTENGFGIGRIGTVEAQTLADFARKVKQVFQLDAVRLISYGCNEKLIKRVAICGGSGAGFYRDALAKGADVYITGDIYYHTAQEMLTEGLLAIDPGHHIEVLFVEKLAEKFQIWQHENHWDITVIGSQASTNPFSHL, from the coding sequence ATGAAAGCAAGTGATATTATCGCTTTTTATGAAGCGTACTGTCCCAGAGAACTTTCCTTAGAAGGGGATATCTCAGGTTGGCAGATCGGTCGTCCCGATAAGGATGTTGAAACACTGATGCTGGCTCTGGATATTCGAGAAGCTACGGTTGCCGAGGCGATAGCTAAGAAAGTTGATTTAATTATTGTCAAACACGCTCCGATTTTTAAACCGCTGACAGATTTAACTGCCAGTCCGCAGAACCACATCTATCTGGACTTAATCAAGCATGATATCGCCGTCTATGTCAGCCATACCAATATTGATGTGGTTCCTGACGGTCTAAATGACTGGTTCTGCGATAAGCTCGATATCTCTTCCACAGAGATTCTCTCACCGACTGAAAACGGCTTCGGTATTGGCCGCATTGGGACTGTAGAAGCTCAGACATTAGCAGATTTTGCACGCAAAGTCAAACAAGTCTTTCAACTGGATGCTGTCCGCCTTATTAGCTATGGCTGTAATGAGAAACTTATCAAGCGTGTGGCAATATGCGGCGGAAGCGGTGCTGGTTTTTATCGTGATGCACTGGCAAAAGGTGCTGATGTCTATATAACGGGAGATATATACTATCATACTGCTCAGGAAATGCTGACTGAGGGGCTGCTGGCCATTGATCCCGGCCACCATATTGAAGTCCTCTTTGTAGAGAAACTGGCGGAAAAATTTCAAATTTGGCAGCACGAAAATCATTGGGACATTACTGTTATCGGCAGTCAGGCCAGCACAAACCCCTTCAGCCATTTATAA
- a CDS encoding NAD(P)/FAD-dependent oxidoreductase encodes MRVAIVGAGAVGATAAYYLAKNRHINITVFDEGLGQATQAAAGIISPWFSKRRNRSWYHLVRLGADFYQDLVADLQQEGQQADFYQQTGVYIIKKDEDKLKDLYDLALSRRDEAPLIGDLKLLSKSEAIKDFPDLQGFETLLYASGGARVEGALLVKTLLRASRADIIKKKVSLSLEGKDYVIDGQHFDTVILAAGAWLGQILAPLGYQLDLRPQKGQLRDYYFSDLDTATYPVVMPEGELDIIPFPSGQISIGATHENDKGFDLSVDTALLNDFEIQAQHYFPYLKNASSFKERVGIRGYTSDFSPFFGPVPDLINTYTAGGLGSTGLTAGPLLGWQLAQLAQGREPLLNLEDYAVENYIVKTYQ; translated from the coding sequence TTGAGAGTTGCTATAGTAGGTGCCGGAGCAGTAGGAGCAACGGCTGCTTATTATCTTGCTAAAAACCGGCATATCAATATTACTGTTTTTGATGAGGGGCTGGGGCAGGCTACTCAAGCTGCTGCTGGCATTATCAGTCCTTGGTTTTCTAAACGGCGCAATCGGTCTTGGTATCATCTGGTTCGCTTAGGTGCGGACTTTTATCAGGATTTAGTTGCTGATTTACAGCAAGAAGGGCAGCAAGCCGATTTTTACCAGCAGACAGGTGTCTATATTATCAAAAAAGATGAGGACAAACTGAAGGATCTTTATGATTTAGCCCTTTCGCGCCGAGATGAAGCGCCGCTGATTGGGGATCTGAAATTACTGTCAAAAAGCGAAGCTATAAAGGATTTTCCGGATTTACAAGGGTTTGAAACTTTACTTTATGCATCCGGCGGCGCTCGTGTCGAAGGAGCATTATTGGTAAAAACACTGCTTAGAGCCAGCCGGGCTGACATTATTAAGAAGAAAGTGTCTCTAAGTCTGGAAGGTAAGGATTATGTCATTGATGGGCAGCATTTTGATACTGTTATTTTGGCTGCAGGAGCTTGGCTTGGTCAAATTTTGGCGCCTTTGGGCTATCAATTGGATTTGCGTCCTCAAAAAGGTCAGCTCCGCGATTACTATTTTTCTGATTTGGATACTGCAACCTACCCTGTGGTCATGCCTGAAGGGGAATTAGATATTATTCCTTTTCCTTCCGGGCAAATCAGCATCGGTGCGACACATGAAAATGATAAGGGGTTTGACCTGTCAGTCGACACTGCTTTGCTGAATGATTTTGAGATTCAGGCACAACATTATTTCCCTTATCTTAAAAATGCGTCATCTTTTAAAGAGCGGGTAGGGATCCGTGGCTATACGAGTGATTTTTCGCCATTTTTTGGCCCCGTTCCTGATTTAATAAACACTTATACAGCAGGCGGGCTGGGATCAACAGGACTGACAGCCGGGCCACTGCTTGGCTGGCAGCTGGCGCAGTTAGCCCAAGGCCGAGAACCGCTTTTGAACTTAGAAGATTATGCTGTAGAAAATTATATTGTTAAAACGTATCAGTAA